The genomic segment taccactccgcaataccattgataaaacttaaaacggacccattaagcaagatattaattatttcaaaacagcacatgtaattcgataattccataaagttttaacaatttacaaagaAATCCAatcttaaaaaatctaaaacaaaccataacaggtataaaattatacattcatatactacaagtttgtttgagaaataacaataaaacatgtacatctactaacaaaatacatatactaaaaaaacaatgaaattgacatttaaatgttaaaatttaaaaagatagaattacatacaaaaattgataaaatccattggtaaatcagaacatggatgttgtgaccacaaaacttcaagaaatataaattgCTGTGCTGAGatgagggagatttttgtttggggggaggggggctggttgtttactgatggggagagttgggattaggaagaagaatgagaaataggggaggagagggtcagCAGAGAGGGCATATATTAACCTTTTCCGACGATTTCACCGGCGGAATAATCtgtcggtgagtccgtcggctATTCTGACAGAAAAATCGACACATCACCatacggatctgccatttcgaatccctcggtaattccatcggcaTTTTAAACGGTGAACCGGTCACATCACCATATGAAGCTATCGTTTTGATTCTGTCAGTAAAAATCACTTGCaaaaacctccacgtcagcgaaccaccttttttttaattctgaacTTTCCGTCtataattcagtcggtaactaccaaCGGACACTTTTCGTCGGTAGTTAGCAACAAAAATACAGACGAAAAAAGTTTCGCCGGTAAGTTTgacctcaaattaccgacagaaatattccatcggtaaatccgttgctattaagcgaatttctggtagtgtatTTGCTCTTGTTGTTGTTGGCCTTAAAGTCTCCATTTAAGCCTTGATGGCTTTTACccttatttttcttgtagtttCTTGCATTCTCTTTATGCTTGACAAATAAGACTCCCTCAACATCATTTTCCTGCCTCATAGCCCTTCTTTGCTCTTGCGTTTGTAATGCATTCAACATCTCTAACAAAGTGAAGTGATTTTTGACATATCTTTAGTGATTTTTACGGATGTAATTGTggcctcaatttttttaaaaatagttacaAGAATTTTTTATACAATCCTTGATTCTGATAGAGACAAGCCAAGTAGTTTGACTTGGCTAGCAATGTTAAGCAACTTGTCAGAATACTCTTTGATGGATTTAGTCTTTTTCATCTTCTGCATCTCAAAGTCACGTACCAAGTTCAACACGTGCATCCCTCGGATCCTTTCATCTCCTTCGTATTCAGTCTTGAGATAATCTCATATCTCCTTTGCTGACTTCAAAGACATGATACGAGTAAATATGGTGGATGAGACTGCAACGAACAAACAAGCTTTTGCCTTTGATTTCTTCTCCGTATGCGCTTTGATATATGCCATAGTAGGATTATTTGGAAGCACAAAGACTTCATAGTCTTCTTCCACTTCTTCCCAAAAATCCAAAGCATCTAAGTATGTCTCCAAGCGTACTGCCCATATCTGGTTGTTATCTCCATCGAGCACCAACAGAGCAATTGATGAAAAACTAGCTTCGGCTTCCATGACGTGTCAAACTCACACACATATCCCTCAAGAAGATAACTCCATTACCAATTGTAGTTGTTTcaggataaagaaaaaagaaatagaatatTGCTACAGTTAAgacaaatataaatagaaagcaATATATCTTGAAGCTGAAGACTGAATTACATATTAACATCAAAAGCATTATAATTTAAAGCTTGATTAATAACAACCCATTAAAATCATGGTCCTAAGATTACACCATGATCACAGTTAAAGTAGAGATTTGTAATAATTTGGTGAGCGCCTTAGTAAGGGCAGCTCCTctactatttatataattaggGCATTGTACATATGTTACATTGTAACCTATTATACATGATAAAACTATACAAgagaaaacataatattttctattttacaaCTCATCCCATAATACACCCCCTCAAGCTGAAGATGGGTTATTCATGTGAAGCTTGGAATGTAGAGAAGCAAAAGCAGAGGAAGCAAGTGGCTTTGTAAGAACATCGGTTAATTAATCTTTGGAAGGATGAAGCGAATCTGAATCTCTTTCTTAGCCACTCGATTACAAACAAAGTGATAATCGACCTCAATAAGCTTCGTACGAGCATGAAAATTTGGATTAACAGACAGGTAAGTAGCACTCAAATTATCACACCAGATAATGGTAGTAAAACTAcaagagaaacataaatttaacaaaagataTTGAAGCCAAACAACCTCAACAGTACCATCAGCTAAGGCCTTATGCTCTACTTCAATGGAGGATCGAGCAACAGTGCGTTGATTGCTAGATTTTCATGAAATGGGAGTGGTGACAAGAAATACAATGTATCCACCTGTGGATTTTCAATTATCAATACTGCCGGCCCAATCAACATCAATAAAACCATAGGGAGACAAAGCAGAATCACGAGTAAGGTAGAGACCAAAGGAGGATGTACCTTTTAAGTATTGCAGGATACACTTAACAGTGGCCCAATGGCCTTCggtaggagcatgcataaactaaCATATCTTATTCATAGCATAACAGATATCTGGTCGAGTAAAGGTGAGATACTAAAGAGCACCAACAATTTGGCGAAAGCGAGTAGGATCCAAAAACAACTCAATAGACTGCAAATCAAGTTTGGAAACAAATGTCGGTGTATCAACAGGTTTACACGATGACATACCCGTATGACTCAGAATATCAAGAGCATACTTATGTTAACTAAGCATAAGACCCATATGGGTGGGAGCAACTTCAATccccaaaaaataatatgcatgACCCAAATCACGAAGTTTAAACTTCGAACTTAGTAAGATAATGAGGCGATGAATCAATTCAGAGTTATTACCAGTAATTTAAATGTCATCCACACAGACAAGTAAGTAACAGATATCATGAGTCCAATTCAGAATAAATAAAGAGGTATTAACCTTTAAAGCTCGAAAACCAATAGTCAGGAGGAAATCACTTAGTTGCATGTACCGGGCCCACGATGCTTATTTTAAGCCATAGAGAGATTTGTGAAGGTGACATACATGAGTGGGCAAAACAGAGTTGACAAAGCCTGGGGGTTACTGCATGTAAACAACCTCAGGAAGTGAGCCATTGAGGAAGGCATTGTGAACATCAAGTTGTTGAATCTGCCATCCTTTTAAGATTGCAATCGTGAGAACCAACCAAACAGTAGTCTGTTTAACAACAGGACTGAAGGTTTCTGAATAATCTATACCTTCCTATTGGGTGAACTCTCGCGTAACAAAGCGAGCCTTGTACCAGTCAATGGCCCTATCGACTCGGCGCTTGATTTTATACACCCATCCGCAGCCAACAATGTTTATAGATGGATCAAACAACACCAATGACCAAGTGGCATTGGCATGTAAGGctgcaatttcatccttcatggCAGTATGCCAACACAAATACTGGTCAGCTTCCTTAAAACTCAGAGGCTCAAGAGCAAAGGGGGACATTACTCGTGAAGCTAAAACTGGCGAAGAGGAAGTAGAAACAGAGCTGATTTTTGTAGTCTTTTGTTGTCAAGGACGCAACACCATGGGATATTGCCGAATGGGTGGCGGAGCAAAAAGCTGATCAGTGGAGGTTTGCTATGGAAGAGAATAAGTGGAGAGATCCACACACAAGTCCAGACCAGGCAGGGACTGAGCAGAGTGCCCAGATAGGGAAGAAAATGTTGACGACGAGGCTAGAGAGGCTGCAACAAAGGGTGAATTCGATAAAGATAAAGCTAGCACCGTAGAACCTGAACCTATAAAATGATCAAGAGACATAGATGGAGATGATGGTGAGGGGACCGACAGGTTAGGGGGAAAGGAAGTTGGGGCTGAGACTGGTTGAGATGGAAAAATGGTGAGGGAGGGTAGGCTGGAGACAGTGGCAGGCGAAAAGAAGGACGGAGACGGGCAGACAGACTCGATGAATGGGAAGACTTGTTCATGAAATCAAACATAACGAGAAATGTTGATGCGGCCAAATGATAAATTAAGACAATGATAGCCTAAATGAGACAAACTATAGCCTAAGAACACACATGGAGTGGAACGATAATCTAGCTTATGAGCATTGTAAGGacgaaggaaaggaaaacagaGACATCCAAAAgtacataaaaaaaccataatcaTGTGTCTGATGAAACAAACATTCGAAGGgagatttgtttcttaaaatCGAGGTTTCAAATGCATAATTCCAGAATTTTAAAGGTGCCTTACATTGGCCTAGAAGAGTGAGACCGGTTTCAACAATATGGTGATGACGACGCTCAACAGTACCATTATGTTCATGAGTATGTGGGCATATGAGACGATGGTGAATACCAATGGTTTTGAAAAAGGAATTTAATTTACGATATTCACCACCCCAGTCAGTTTGAACAGTTTTGATTTTACAAGAGAATTGACATTCAACAAGTACTTGAAATTGTTGAAACATGCTGAATACATCAGATTTAATGGCAATAggataaaaccaaataaattttatatgcgCATccacaaatatgaaaaaataacgaAAACCATCAAACGATAGCATAGGGGCAGggccccaaacatcactaaagaTAAGTTCAAGAAGAGTAGATGTTTTATGGCTCGTAGGTCTTAATGACAAACGAGAGGATTTTCCTAACGGATAAGCTTGACATTGAAAATCAAGATGACGAGAGGTTAAGACAACCTTTTTATTAGAAGCTAAAAGACTTAGAATACGAGAATTGGGGTGATCGAGGTGACAATGCCAAATATTGGCAGAAGTGGCTATGTTAGTGGACAAAAATGCTTGCGGCAGAGATGTGGCAAAAGACTCAGAAAGCACATAGAGGTTGTCTTTACTTCGATCGGAAAGAAGGACTTCCTTGGTGATGAGATCCTTGACATAGAAAACAGAAGAGTGAAACTCAAAAAAGACATAATTTTCACGACAAAATTgttggaactttttttttaacgtgaGAGACATGTAATATGTTGGACAAGGTAAAGACTCATTTTGGTGTATGTAGGAGATTATGTGCGATATTAGATATAACAAGTCCCTTACCATCACTAACATGCAATtgatcattaccaagataaGGTTATGTATGTGCCATACCACTAATGTCCGGAGTAACATGGTGATTCACACCGGTGTCAGGAAACCAAGTGGCAGAATCCTCTGCTGATGTAGTACTAAAGGAGAGGTTGGTCGAGGCATGATTGCCATGGTGAACAAGCTGGGAACACTGCTGTGTGGAATGGCCATAGATGTGGCAGAGTTGGCATTTTATTTGCTGTCGTGGCCACTGATTTATTGGTGCACCACGGTATGGATGTTGCTGCCACTGTCCACCATGACTGCGGGGTTGCTACCAAGGGGAACCACCACCAGCACCATGAAAGAATGATCGTTGGGCTGAGGAAAGTTTTTGCGAGGATGCCGCCAACCACTCCTTTGTCCTCTGCCCCGATGAGCCATGAAACCATTGCCATTAGACCCAGAAAAACCACACTAGGCAGCATAGACTGAGAGAGGCTGCGCAGGGGTGGGCAGCAGGGGTGCAATAGGCAGAATGGAGGGGAGCAAGCTGCGATGTATGAATTCATGAGTAGACAGGTGACTATAGAGCTCAGAATATGAAAACGGGTCAGCTTTGGTTGACAGACTTGTAACCAAATCACGAACTTCACCACGAAGTCCCCGAAACACATATAAGTTGAAATCAGTGAGAGAAATAGGTCTGCCAGCCGCAGCTAATTCATCAAACAAACCTTTTGTGCATTGCAGGTAGAGAGTGACAGTATCATCACCTTGTCGAAGATCCTGAAGAGAGCCATGCTATTGCATGATCCAAGAGTTGTATGGTGAGGCGAGAGCAAGTTCAAGTTCAAGGGTGCTCCAAACACTAGCAAAAGTCGGACAATCAATCACAAGATGAAGAACTTCAATAGAAAGAGAGGACAACAGAGCACTAAGGATgagttgttcttgttgtttccaAGTCAAAAACGCTTGGCAGGGGCCAAAGTTGAAGGTAGCAGAGGCGGCATAAACCATACTGGACAGATAATGCGAAAAGAGGCATGGAGTCGAGCCGTCAACAAACGAGAAGAGTCCTTGACCAAGCAAATACAGCTTCATCTGCATACGCCAAAATAGATAGTTGGTGTTGGTAAATTTAAGATTGATAACCTGGTGGGTGTTGGAGAGAGGAATAAGGGCTGCTGTCGCAGCAGAGGGAGCCATGGCTGTGTTGGTTGCTGTTGTTAACTAGGAACCGGGGAGAAAGAATGAGAAGGAGAAGAGCTGACATTAATGCCAGCTGCAGCACTAGCTGAGTGATCCATGGCAACAACGGTAACAGAGAACAGCAAGAATAGCCAATTGAAGAAGACCTGCGAAGAGGGGAGCTTGCTTTGATGGAGAACGCCTCTGACAGAGAAGAGAGGTCGGCTGAGCAAGtccaacaaacacaaaaaactaTGTGCAGCAGAGAGAGAAGAACAGGCAAGCAGCAGAGAGGAAAATCTGCAATAGAGAAACATAGAAGAGCAGGGATGCTGGCAATAGAGAAACATAGAAGAGCAGGGATGCTGGCAATGGGAAGAATTTGCAGCAGAGAGTAGAAGAACCTATTTAAAGTAgagaggctctgataccaagttaaaATGTAATAATTTGGTGAGTGTTTTAATAAGGACAGCTCCTTTACATATAAGTAgggcattatattttttattttacaacacATCCCATAATAATCACAATCATggataacaaaagaaataactAAAAACGAAGAAACGCTCAAAAGTTGATTGAGTACTTGGCAGGACTTACAGGCCTGATTTTGAGAACCCCGCGAAGCCTGGTGTCGCAATGCCAGTTTTGGGAGGTGAAGACAAGTACAGAACCACATCCCTTTTCTCTGCTGATTGTGCCTCCTGCATATTCTGTCCAGAAAGTGGTTCAAACCAAGAGACCTCCTCTGTCATGAAGTATGGCACTCTAGACTGCACAAATGGGGCTTCTGCAGGATATGGCATTGTTTGTGGGAAGTAAATGCTGCAATGATTTCTGACTCTCCTAACGAACAACAATAGAAGCATGTCTATCTTCGAACTTAAAAAGCAAATGGTGGCTATCAAATGCTGGCTGCCAttgtctatcaagaagcaaccaatcttcttctggcatattttctggtttgctccccaacagaggaagatgaagtttcttcccatataaatagtcttcaatttgcattttccaatatccaaaatctgttccatcaaatttttcaattcccgcagcctttatttcatctgccatATTTAATGTGTCTCcgatttgaatttgtcaaatctgaccttacagatgtgtccggaatggccaaaaatattggaaagGACACTGAGATCACCCAAATCAGACTTCGGATGGCTCAGATCTTAacaatcaaagttttggatcaacggacggtgcagatgaagccgcgtgtcagGCCAGAATAGTGTCTACGAAGCACTGGATCAAACCTCACTTTTGCTGACGTGTCCAGATGATGTGGCATCCACGTAGGCCAACCGGGACCCACTTTTGCTGACGTGGCAAATGCACGCGCAATTTCGGCTGACGTGGCAGGTGATGACGTGTCTGATTACGTGGCGGATGACTGTGCAGGATTGCTGgcgtggcgggtcaacccggttcagTTGCAGACAATCGGATGAAGACGACGCGTGGAGAGCGTGGCGCGACTGGTCGCGCGTGGGCAGTGCTGTCGTCGGCGCGTGTTGGCGCGTTCGGGCATGCAGGACGTCGGTTGTTCGCCGggttttcaccagtgaattcgtctcttcttcctctacgcgatggtaatgtcaaaaacacgttttgagaattttgatttttgagtttggatcaaacaccctctttttcaagaacaagctctaataccagttgttgggtaattccagaactcaaacacacatcaatttacgtggttcggcaacttgcctactccacggagctactggtttgtattaatcactcaaagaaacaatacaaacaaaggaggaggagaaaactcttctcaactctactcactcaagctctctttactgctctctcttcttcttctgttctctctgtgtttttacACTTTCAATGTCTTCTTTTCTCCAGCTCTTCAATGAGCatacatatgtatatatatatgggagTGAAGAGGCATAAatcatgcaatgatttatgCCATTGATTATGTCTTCCACCATGTGTCAAGTGggagattaggtattcccaCTTGCATATAGTGGGACATTGTTTGTCTTCCACTTGCTAACAGCCATGTGTGGGATTTCATAAGTGAATAATGCAAGACGTTTCTTGCTATTCATTGTTATGTTCTTTTCATGTTTGCTGTTTCCATGGTTTTGTGTTGGTAATCATCCATGATAAACTGTGACAATCTACTACTTCAAAACTACAGTGATAATGACATATAGGGaagtcatttttcttttgttaaacaTGTACTTGAAATATTATGTATGTAATAGTATTGAAATAGAAACATGTTCTGTGTCTGCATATGTATTTGTTAGTGCTGTTCAAAGACATGGAAACTTTATAACTTCAAAGATCAATACATCCAAATGAAATGCCCTCCCCTTTATTACAGTACTTAGGTCGGACTCAACAGATCACAGTCCCAGGAAATGCAAACAACCTAAGTAGCACCATTCATCAAATAATTTTCCATGTGCTTGATGAAAACTAATGTTGATGATGCTGAATTTGATGGTATGGTGTCTTCTTCTACTTGAGACTCGTATGAGATTGCGACATCAATTAGGGTCTCCTGCTCTCCAGTTGAAGTAAGCTGGAAAGTTGTCTTGTAATGAGAAAAACCATGATTCAGGTGTCCTCCTTCTATTACTTCAAGCCCGATTCGATGAACAAACTCATCAAACTCTGTAACCCTTTCTTTCTGGTAtgtcatagtttttaaacctgaAAACATTTTGAGACCAAAAAAATGTGTTACAGCCATCACAGTTGCCAATCAAGACAAGCAGTCCAGATACATCCACTAGCTGATTTAATTcattcagaaaaaataaatgatccaAGTGAATACATGAAGTCAAGTCATaatcaataagaaaaagaaatggactTACCGGGGCCGAAGTTAAAGAGGTAGACTGTATCAAGGCCACCGTCACCTTCAAGCATATCAGCATCCTTCACTAAATTTGGCATCATTTTTGGAAGAATATCCTTCAAATCCTTACCAAAAGCTTTCCATAAGACATCCACCTCAACCCCAACATTTACTTGAGTTTTGACTTCCTTAATCATGACTCTCAAACGCAAAAGTCTTGGGAATGGAGGTGTGAATATGTTAGGAGCCAGGGAAACTAATAAGGCAATATGAACGCTCAGGCAATCTTTATAGGACAGGATGCATAGATCATGTATGGCATCTTTTCTTTTGTACAGGGAACAAAAATTAAGGTGGCTCTGTGGATGCCTGTGTCTTGTCCAAAGAATCTTAGCGAAtagggattaaaaaataatcaataatcaaTAATCAATAGATGATGGATGGATAACTTCAACAACCAGCTGAACAAGATGATATATAAGAAAATGTCACATATAGACTGCTGTGCTCGTAAATGTTCAAGTCGGAAGGCCTGAAAATGTTGGTTTAAGATGACTTTTCCATTTAACATGGGACAGCAACTTCGTCTTTTTTGTAGGATTTGTATGACtaaacaaagaaatgaaaacagtGCCCATTTAACCTATTACCAAGAAAGTCCCAGTACTAATCCTCAATTTGCACATTTTGATTGGGATTTTATAGTAgtacattttctttctttaaagagTCATTGTCAGAAGCATACAAGCAGAGGCGGAGGAGCACTGAGGTAGGCTGTAGTCCAGGTAGAAAAATAGATCGTGAAAAAACCTAATATCCCATCTTATAAGTATAGTctttttatttaccttttttCAAATTGGTATATATAAATAGTCCCGTCTGCATTATTTCTTATTAGCCTCGTACCTTTTCATTTGGCTTCTTAGCCTTTGACATTCCATTTCTCTTCTTACTCATTGAATAAATCTCTAGGATTTTCTATTTCGGAGAAAAGAACCCATTTTATATATCCcaatttatatgtatttgattcttagaaaaacactaaaaaaattaatttttttaaaaataaaattaaaaaaaataagttcgggagtgtggttgcggttgctttttaaagtgttttttgtgccaaaatatatcaaaatgatatttttttttattttttaaaaattatttttgaaatcaatgcatcaaaacaatccaaaacataccaaaaatattaatttttagcaaaaaaaaaattgaattctggCTCTCTACTCTTGAGCCCCATCTCATAGCAGCAAATAAATACTCAATCAACCATGAGGAGTGTAGCTTATTTGGTCAGGCTCTAGGTTTGCTCCCTAAAGGTCACTAGTTCGAGTCCCACAAACCTTAAGGTCACtgaaggtttacatggtcgttaacttcaagactcgtgggattagtcgaggtacatgTGAGCTGGCCCGGatatccacgttaataaaaataaataaataaatactcaatCGAACTTCATCATATTTCACACACTTACCACATCTTTTGCCACCTACTTATCTCCCATCGGTATGGAGTATGGTTTCTTAACTCATCCTTCGATTCATAATGCGAAAATTTCCTTGTATCATTAGTAAAGTgatggaaaacaaaaggcttgAAACCAGAACGTCTATTCAATGATGGATATTGACAGTGGCGGAGCCATATAGGGGCAAGAGGGGGCAATTGCTCCCCTCCCAATTAGCAGCCATTCTACATTTTATTTGCTGATAATTTTCACTCTGCATCTGATGTTCACCTTCCAAACTCAGAGCTATAACCAATGACATAGTAAGTAAGGGTTGTCCAAACAAAAAATTCCATTAAAGAAAGTGGAACTTTAAGAATAGCAGTTGGGATCGCATAAGCCCAAGCAAGATAAAAGTATAACTCTCTCTGCTTATAAAAAACTGTAAGGCGGGAGGTAGTCATCTGTAACCAgtttgttatattaaaatattattataatagctttacagggttaattttttttgttagctgCTAATTGATCCAAACTCTTCGTTCTTTTTTTACTATTGTTCCTGGCTCTCTTCCTTCTACAAAATTTCTCTTCAAGCCTTAAGCTATTAATTAGTTAAGCAGGTAACCTCTTATGTTTTATGCTTTAGGAAAGTTtcattcatcttttttatttgtttcattatctaattctagttttatttctttataattagttattgaaaatgttagagtttataat from the Populus nigra chromosome 1, ddPopNigr1.1, whole genome shotgun sequence genome contains:
- the LOC133681069 gene encoding phytohormone-binding protein-like, which gives rise to MIKEVKTQVNVGVEVDVLWKAFGKDLKDILPKMMPNLVKDADMLEGDGGLDTVYLFNFGPGLKTMTYQKERVTEFDEFVHRIGLEVIEGGHLNHGFSHYKTTFQLTSTGEQETLIDVAISYESQVEEDTIPSNSASSTLVFIKHMENYLMNGAT